taccctgattgaaatctgtttctaggacccaactttctcaagtggaatctgtgtgtcgggtcccttattgcgagcaactcttatctGGGACCACCGGACAGAATTCCGTAtcttgtggagcggggtcgcttatttccgattcacggatcaccgtggtcatttcggtgagtcaccctgcccagtccgacctgagatttattttggtggatgcgctgacaaataccctgattgaaatctgtttctaagacccaactttctcaagtggaatccgtgtgtcgggtcccttattgcgagcaactcttatttgggaccaccagacagaattccttatcttgtggagaggggtcgcgtatttccgattcactgatcaccgtggtcatttcggtgagtcaccctgcccagtctgacttaatatccatttttggtggatgcgccgatacaagacctgattcgaagatattgttcaggcttgctgtttctaataaagaggtatctaaccggaccgtacggaacacaggataggtagtcacatctgacttattagactgcatttcacacgccaatctgcatgctttccacgcttgtccgcacttaaccgtttttatcatcgctcaatttgcttgctcactgcttactcatttctgctgcttgatatacgccacctgctcacctcgcttatttctcgttccgtaccgtgttgcattgtaaatatttgcttttggtgtttagtagccttttgcattattgtatatataggatagtattgtatataatttggtgttgtacataagagaacgaatattgttaaatatagtgtgtttcgtcagggtgtcttttatttatctcatagacatttactgccatttagtgaaagaaatcaccactggtcaatcgctcttatcttagattgaatcgaacccttctccaactgtttaaaagctacccagggtcgataatagtgagcgacgtaaggaattgcgaccttataaaacctatcgcaattggcgcccgaggtaattGTAACTTAGTCAACATTGTAAATAGTTAGTTATTGAGAATTATATCAAATCTGGCAACAACGCATCGATATGGTACCTGCAAATATGTTTAATACGATTCATTCAATGTAGAGACTTAAAGAAGATagaaacaataaatataaaactgccTTATCAGTCATATGGGAATATCATTTAAAAACCTGAAGAAATCTCGCTCGACAACGTTACATGGTGTCAGGTGTAAAACACGATAAATTCATAAAACGTATTcaagaaataattcattttgaaaatggaGGGTTTGAGAACTCCAACTACAATGGAGTTTTCTGGAAACATTTCAAAGGATTGGTCCACGtggatacaaaaatttaacctgTACATGAAAGCATCAGGAAAAGACAAAGAAGAGGATGAAAGTATAAAAGTTGCGATACTTTTGCATTTAATTGGCGACGAGGGTATTGAAATCTATAATACATTCAAGCTAAGAAGTTCAGCGAAATTAGCAGATGTTATAgacaaattcaagaaatattgtgAACCTAAAAAGAATTTGATTTACGAGAGATACAAATTCTTAAGCTGGAATCAAAAAGAGGGACAATCGTTGACGCAATATATATTAGAATTGAAAACCAAGGTAGCAACGTGCGAATATGAAAAGGACATGGAAATGGTGAGAGACAAGCTGATAATGGGGATTTGTGACAACCACCTTCGGGAAAAATTACTACAAATTGAAGATTTGACCATGGCAAAAGCAGAAGAAATTTGCCAAATTTTCGAGACAAGTCGCAAGCAGACAACGGAAATGGGCAATAAAGGAATGGAAACGGCAATGGATGCAATCCAGGAATATTCACGGAAAAATCGAGGAAACTTTGAGCGGAATAAGATAAGTAactcaaattttaataaaaagaaTCAGGTCCATTTAATTTGTAAAAAATGCAATTtgaatcatgaaaaaaataaatgtccaGCATATGGTAAAATATGTAGATTTTGCAAGAAAATGAATCACTTTGAAACTTGTTGTATAAAAAAGAAGTTCCTTAAATCCAAGAAAAGAGAggttaatgaaataaatgaagaattcATAGATTCCGATTCTAGTGATAATTTTTTGCTTGAAACTAAATATAGTAGAGACAGAAAATGACatagttgaaaatatttctgaattaaacattagaaatgaaataactgaaaatgttAAGATTAATGATAAAATTGTGTGttttaaggttgtagactactttgcgctgaaactgcaattccgctagatggagctacccgaaaatttttggtagatttgtacctggcacacccattcaagttgaagaaccgcctgtttggtatttattgcccctaataaaatctcaactctcgatgaagcccagcaaagagtaaatttgtgtttctgtaaactttagaaattcagttcagttaagatacagtggcgtatcctagggggggggataagggggatatataccccccagaaggaatatccattatatgtaacaaccttatatatcacaatcttattatgagtaagcaaaattctttggaaaacttcttcaaaagaaggaaaatttgttatatttgtttagttatatattactaaataagataattactgtaaatattgtgaatacagaaatgacaatgaaccactgtcatggacgtatatcgaatatggataatagaaaaaaatatatgattatctctgagtgtatgatttcacagagaaaatcataaatagtgcatattgagatttctagaatgaaaaattcgagaagcttttgagttttcattttatgcgcctttggagaccacaaaagtgggtataggaatataagacatgtgatttattaggttattgttgtcggtttgtttatttggatgagaatttctgatattctactgaaattcaaaatgattatttgacatttgacacgtaaaaaaattagtgaaggcaataagaaaagagtaacagaatagaaaaaaaagattgtattttgttctgtctatcggAACACTTggggtttttacagatatattcagctcatctaagttcaatatttaataattttttcaaatcggatAAACTCGCTCGGCCATGTATAAGTattgatcttttaattttttttgtagtgataaattgaaatgaaatttcatacaaattgcaattgttcGTATGGTTGGTTgtcatggaaatgtatatgtccataataattgtagtttgaaatttttttttcccattaatcatttctgatgatgcctAAGCATGAAAGTACTTACTTTGCTgcgtaggcaggaaaagtaatactttactgattgatatgtgtctgcaaaattgaaatttgttgtcaatcggagaaaaaatattttataagtgtatttaaatttcaagaactttttttggtaagCGAGGGAAAGCCCTACGCGTTGAAGCATAAGTTCAAGATTCTGGCTCGCGAACTTGCATTCCTCTTGGAATTCTCCCATCTATTATCTCCGGGAGAATACAATTTTCATAGAATTCTCTCAATTTTGGTACCATAATATTCTTCCAGATATTCTCATCTCTTTTAATGGTTTCTACGTGAAAATCGTTGTCGCAGTATAGAATAAAATCACAATATTCTCTTCTGCATATGTTCAAAACTATTTTCATAACCTCATAAATCCATCTAGTTGTCATAAATAGGACTGACCAGAATCGAagttgaggacggattcgtcatcagtgagtcatacacatagacctaatatccatggacctAGTGTCACGTGATTTTTCAGAAGCTCGTAGAGGAGAAAGCATTATAGAGAGAAGAATATATGATTACTCTTGATTCGAACAGAGATGCTACTGAGGGCAATCTGTCAAGAAcctaaaagcaataaaataggtgatttattacactgagatggtcaaatgtcaaaatcatctgattgaaagatataaagacatgatatttttttatacgttttatgaactgaatagaatgaaatttacatacttttttatatttatcatttcgatttgcctaattcaatgatggaataaaatatggcatatatttggatgaacttctaccatgtgaatcaggaaaattgagaaattttagaccatacttctttctgacattgtggggacagaacaggatttaatgtaacaatgagttggactcgttaatatctcaaggaaatataatatacatataaataattgcttataggaatcagcaatactcttattggctataggtgaagataagtaatattcgattcaatcatcttttgaattggtaatatttcttttacttcaggtagaaaaattctcaatatttttcacaattctttgctttaaattcaaatttggaataacgatttaacgttcaactcttcgagttgaaagagatgtatattgttctctttctctagggcaataaatcaagagagttgagttaacgaaaaagattatttaaaaaaaatattgcaatttcttaaacttttatgacatgaaattttcaaggaggtatgtatacaagaatggcttcacgaagcgaaaaatttttactataaattttttcaagttaatattaatgaaggaagtacgagaaaattttcttaatcaagaattgcctattttcagggttaaatttaaatggtaaatattgtagatagagtttcgggaatagggagtttttcaaaagaatttttttttttttgagaattttttgtcagatttctgaaatattaataattttccatatttcggcaaaaatccagatacctttttttcatcttaatttctttatgacttttgaaattttctttatgatactaagcgctcaaaatgtacttctccagacatcattacgaataaaatcagctagcatatatattttaggaacagtatcgtttctaattctaacaatgatttcataacaagttttctacctttccctattcttcagtgcaatattgtcataaactagtaatgtacacaatttcagccaatcagagaaaccctaccctcgtaaatcataaaagtgtcattcatctcgagccataaaatacagtccaagattctattggcgttcatgttgcaaaaaggcgtaaacctttgggaggcgttccaaaaagcataattccatatgaaaaacatctacaattagagcaaatcaagcaattttaaaaaaatttttgcaccaattcaaaacacatatcactgaacatttgtggatgagttacttgaaatgagaagtctctctgaagctgaatagtcatttaaagaaagtgttcaatttcaaagttcgatttgcggaatactatcgatttttttttggaaatcgagacgggatcttcaagttcactatatcacgtcattgttcactcaaaaaatgaaatgaatccgacctgtactttggaattggaatgcactgaaattagcactgaaatagcagtggtatgaacaaggtattgaacacccttaaggtCGACACTGGAGCTCAATGTAATATTCTGCCTGCCAATGTTTTTCAAAGTCTGATAAAGAGCAAGAAAAGTGGTTCAGGGctacaaataaacaaaaatcaGAAAGTGAATTTAGTTGCTTACGGTGGAAGCAAGCTGGATGTAAGAGGATCCATACATATTAACTGTAAAATAAAGAATAAggtatacaatttgaaatttttaattgtagAAGAGCAGGGTGAACCAATTTTAGGGTTAGAAACTAGTATGAAATGCAATTTAATTACAGTCGTCAATTCTGTTGGGGTCGGTCTTTCTGGGCAATTAAGAGCAATTTTCACAGAATATAAGTCTGTTTTTGAGGGCATTGGCACATTTCCAGGAAAACCACATAGATTAGTCTTGAGTCACAATAGCGTACCTATTGCACATGCCGCTCGCAGAATCCCTAAGAGTCTCTTTCCAGAATTTGTAAAATCTCTATATAATCTGGAAAAACATGGCG
Above is a window of Harmonia axyridis chromosome X, icHarAxyr1.1, whole genome shotgun sequence DNA encoding:
- the LOC123686685 gene encoding uncharacterized protein LOC123686685, translated to MEGLRTPTTMEFSGNISKDWSTWIQKFNLYMKASGKDKEEDESIKVAILLHLIGDEGIEIYNTFKLRSSAKLADVIDKFKKYCEPKKNLIYERYKFLSWNQKEGQSLTQYILELKTKVATCEYEKDMEMVRDKLIMGICDNHLREKLLQIEDLTMAKAEEICQIFETSRKQTTEMGNKGMETAMDAIQEYSRKNRGNFERNKISNSNFNKKNQVHLICKKCNLNHEKNKCPAYGKICRFCKKMNHFETCCIKKKFLKSKKREVNEINEEFIDSDSSDNFLLETKYSRDRK